In Agromyces sp. SYSU T00194, a genomic segment contains:
- a CDS encoding DUF58 domain-containing protein: MTGGSGARLADWPRPTRRGAVLIAAGVIVFLNALVLDRRDFILFGLIGIAVPAVALAFVAWRVPRLDVTRSFVPGVVAAGGTTTASATVRNRGRRTLDGARWRDQAAHLETPAESVLPPLGRWEGGPAGGGDTVRLEYTLRLPRRGVFAAGPLRVSLSDPFGLARIERGYGRSHDLVATPRVTSLGASAGGPASLDGVLLELQRQSHPNADELIAREYRHGDPLRRVNWPATARHGEIMVRQEEQRSDPDARIIVDTALHGRGRTSFAVGEDRYHHPFELGVEIAASVGVHLLRGGFRVTVSETGPSQLEPGPRRRAGGLFGDAPVEYQGGTGERALLEGLAHLASPGTRTATGDRSGAPHDDPRRVGGRARRPAFAVLVDIAPDEAAALAVMRPAFEPAVAFVLETVRGTLVGDLEDAGWRCIPVRSAQDIPTAWHAVAPEQGAGDAA; this comes from the coding sequence ATGACGGGCGGTTCCGGAGCGCGCCTGGCCGACTGGCCGAGGCCCACCCGCCGCGGAGCCGTGCTGATCGCGGCCGGCGTCATCGTCTTCCTGAACGCGCTCGTGCTCGATCGGCGCGACTTCATCCTGTTCGGCCTCATCGGCATCGCCGTCCCGGCGGTCGCGCTCGCCTTCGTGGCCTGGCGCGTGCCGCGGCTCGACGTCACCCGCAGCTTCGTGCCCGGGGTGGTCGCGGCGGGCGGCACGACGACCGCGTCGGCGACGGTGCGCAACCGCGGGCGGCGCACCCTCGACGGCGCCCGCTGGCGCGACCAGGCGGCGCACCTGGAGACGCCGGCCGAGTCGGTGCTGCCGCCGCTCGGACGCTGGGAGGGCGGACCGGCGGGCGGCGGCGACACCGTGCGGCTGGAGTACACGCTGCGGCTGCCGCGGCGCGGCGTGTTCGCGGCCGGTCCGTTGCGGGTGTCGCTGTCCGATCCGTTCGGCCTCGCCCGCATCGAGCGCGGCTACGGGCGCTCCCACGACCTCGTCGCGACCCCCCGGGTGACCTCGCTCGGTGCATCCGCCGGCGGCCCCGCCAGCCTCGACGGGGTGCTCCTCGAGCTCCAGCGGCAGTCCCACCCGAACGCCGACGAGCTCATCGCGCGCGAGTACCGCCACGGCGACCCGCTGCGACGCGTGAACTGGCCGGCGACGGCCCGTCACGGCGAGATCATGGTGCGCCAGGAGGAGCAGCGCAGCGATCCGGATGCCCGGATCATCGTCGACACCGCCCTGCACGGCCGCGGCCGCACGTCGTTCGCGGTCGGCGAGGACCGGTACCACCACCCGTTCGAGCTCGGGGTGGAGATCGCCGCGTCGGTGGGCGTCCACCTGCTCCGCGGCGGATTCCGCGTCACCGTCTCGGAGACCGGGCCGAGCCAGCTGGAGCCCGGCCCGCGTCGTCGCGCGGGCGGGCTGTTCGGGGACGCGCCCGTCGAGTACCAGGGCGGCACCGGCGAACGGGCGCTGCTGGAGGGGCTCGCGCACCTCGCGAGCCCGGGCACGCGCACGGCGACGGGGGACCGGTCCGGCGCGCCCCACGACGACCCGCGTCGCGTCGGCGGCCGGGCCCGGCGACCCGCGTTCGCCGTGCTGGTCGACATCGCCCCCGACGAGGCCGCCGCGCTCGCCGTCATGCGCCCGGCGTTCGAGCCTGCCGTGGCGTTCGTGCTGGAGACGGTCCGGGGCACCCTCGTCGGCGACCTCGAGGACGCCGGGTGGCGCTGCATCCCGGTCCGCTCGGCGCAGGACATCCCCACGGCGTGGCATGCGGTGGCCCCCGAGCAGGGAGCGGGCGATGCGGCCTGA
- a CDS encoding AAA family ATPase, which translates to MPADSVGESAQRIVANVEAVIDGKHEAVTQALTVLLAEGHLLIEDVPGVGKTVLAKALARSVDCSVSRVQFTPDLLPSDVTGVSVFDQANREFAFKPGPVFANIVIGDEINRASPKTQSALLECMEEHQVTVDGVTYPLPEPFTVVATQNPIEMEGTYALPEAQRDRFMARISMGYPDHASELEMLGTRETSSPLDAVEAVVSDADLRAMIVAVRNVFVSMPVKEYAVAIVRATRDDRELRLGASPRATLQLVRAAKARAAMHGRDFALPDDVDALAGPVLGHRLVPTSRALGQHHNDAELLVAEIVERIVQATPIPLGASAGK; encoded by the coding sequence ATGCCGGCCGACTCGGTCGGCGAGTCCGCCCAGCGCATCGTCGCCAACGTCGAGGCCGTCATCGACGGCAAGCACGAGGCCGTCACCCAGGCGCTCACGGTGCTGCTGGCCGAGGGGCACCTCCTCATCGAGGACGTGCCCGGCGTGGGCAAGACCGTGCTCGCGAAGGCGCTGGCGCGGTCGGTGGACTGCTCGGTGAGCCGCGTCCAGTTCACGCCCGACCTGCTGCCGTCCGATGTCACGGGCGTCTCCGTGTTCGACCAGGCGAACCGCGAGTTCGCCTTCAAGCCGGGGCCGGTGTTCGCGAACATCGTCATCGGCGACGAGATCAACCGGGCGAGCCCGAAGACCCAGTCGGCGCTGCTGGAGTGCATGGAGGAGCACCAGGTCACGGTCGACGGCGTGACCTATCCGCTGCCCGAGCCGTTCACCGTGGTCGCCACCCAGAACCCGATCGAGATGGAGGGCACGTACGCCCTGCCCGAGGCGCAGCGCGACCGGTTCATGGCGCGCATCTCGATGGGCTACCCCGACCACGCGAGCGAGCTCGAGATGCTCGGCACGCGCGAGACCTCCAGCCCGCTGGACGCGGTCGAGGCCGTGGTGTCCGACGCCGACCTCCGGGCGATGATCGTCGCGGTGCGCAACGTGTTCGTGTCGATGCCCGTCAAGGAGTACGCCGTCGCGATCGTACGAGCGACCCGCGACGACCGCGAGCTGCGGCTCGGGGCGAGCCCGCGCGCGACCCTCCAGCTGGTGCGCGCGGCCAAGGCGCGTGCGGCGATGCACGGGCGCGACTTCGCACTGCCCGACGACGTCGATGCGCTGGCCGGGCCCGTGCTGGGGCACCGCCTCGTGCCGACGAGCCGGGCGCTCGGCCAGCACCACAACGACGCCGAGCTGCTGGTCGCGGAGATCGTCGAGCGCATCGTGCAGGCGACCCCGATCCCCCTCGGGGCGTCCGCGGGGAAGTGA
- the coaD gene encoding pantetheine-phosphate adenylyltransferase — translation MRRIAVVPGSFDPITLGHLDVIERAAGLWDEVHVVVVHNPDKSALLPIAQRVSLLEQAIADADIAGEVVVASWSVGLLVDYCTDVGASVLVKGIRSQVDVAYETPMAIVNRNLAAVETVFLLPDPGNAHVSSSLVRQVSALGGDVAPYVPPVVAEYLQGASRA, via the coding sequence ATGCGCAGGATCGCCGTGGTTCCCGGGTCGTTCGATCCCATCACGCTCGGCCACCTCGACGTGATCGAACGGGCCGCCGGGCTCTGGGACGAGGTGCACGTCGTCGTGGTGCACAACCCCGACAAGTCCGCCCTGCTGCCGATCGCGCAGCGCGTGTCGCTGCTCGAGCAGGCCATCGCCGACGCCGACATCGCCGGCGAGGTCGTCGTGGCGTCCTGGAGCGTGGGCCTGCTCGTCGACTACTGCACCGACGTGGGCGCCTCGGTGCTCGTCAAGGGCATCCGCTCGCAGGTCGACGTGGCCTACGAGACGCCGATGGCGATCGTGAACCGCAATCTCGCGGCGGTCGAGACCGTGTTCCTGCTGCCCGACCCCGGCAACGCGCACGTCTCGAGCTCGCTCGTGCGCCAGGTCTCCGCGCTCGGCGGCGACGTCGCGCCGTACGTGCCGCCGGTGGTGGCGGAGTACCTCCAGGGAGCGTCGCGGGCATGA
- a CDS encoding ATP-dependent DNA helicase RecG, translating into MSAADAPGRAGLDTKLDGLLGGRTSGALRRAFGHVTAGDLLGHYPRRYARRGELTALAELPLEENVTIVAQVLEVRERSMRQRRGSIVEVTISDGTGVLTLTFFNQKWRAAELVPGARGVFAGKVTSYRGARQLAHPDYELFEASGEDPDAKRWAETPIPIYPATSTVASWQVQKAIGLVLDALGEVADPVPPDVRERRGLLGHRAALEAIHRPEHERDWSRARAALRFQEAFVLQSALLATRAERRAHETVRREAHAGGLLERFDAALPFALTGDQRSVGAEITADLDSGVPMNRLVQGEVGSGKTLVALRAMVAVAESGGQTALLAPTEVLAAQHLRSISRALGPELSAELMPTLVTGQLPAADRKRALLRAASGQARIVVGTHALLGDTVTFADLGLVVVDEQHRFGVDQREALRVKGTAPPHVLVLTATPIPRTVAMTVFGDLDVSTIRELPAGRPGISSFVVPLAERPGWFGRVWARVAEEVGKGHRAFVVCPAIEAKQVEEDDGVDAGDAPVPEGAAPVPLASVLDVVRRLGEAPEVAGLRIAPLHGRLSADEKEATMRDFAEGRLDVVVATTVIEVGVDVPDASTMVVLDAERFGVSQLHQLRGRVGRGTVPGLCLLVTNAPEGTVARERVDAVAGTTDGFELARIDLELRQEGDVLGSSQSGGRSSLKLLRVARDGDLIVEARGLAQEVLDDDPTLAAHPELAAAVRHRLDAAESEFLNKA; encoded by the coding sequence ATGAGCGCAGCGGATGCCCCGGGGCGGGCCGGTCTCGACACGAAGCTCGACGGGTTGCTCGGGGGCCGCACGTCGGGGGCACTGCGGCGCGCCTTCGGGCACGTCACCGCGGGTGACCTGCTCGGGCACTACCCGCGGCGCTACGCCCGGCGCGGCGAGCTCACGGCTCTCGCCGAGCTGCCGCTCGAGGAGAACGTCACGATCGTCGCGCAGGTGCTCGAGGTGCGCGAGCGGAGCATGCGCCAGCGTCGGGGGAGCATCGTCGAGGTGACGATCTCCGACGGTACGGGGGTGCTGACGCTGACGTTCTTCAACCAGAAGTGGCGGGCCGCCGAGCTGGTGCCGGGCGCGCGCGGCGTGTTCGCCGGGAAGGTGACGTCGTATCGCGGTGCGCGCCAGCTCGCGCATCCCGACTACGAGCTCTTCGAGGCGTCGGGCGAGGACCCCGACGCGAAGCGCTGGGCCGAGACGCCCATCCCCATCTACCCGGCGACGTCGACGGTCGCGAGCTGGCAGGTGCAGAAGGCGATCGGCCTGGTGCTCGACGCACTCGGGGAGGTGGCCGACCCCGTGCCGCCGGACGTGCGCGAGCGACGCGGGCTGCTCGGCCATCGCGCCGCGCTCGAGGCGATCCACCGTCCGGAGCACGAGCGCGACTGGTCGCGCGCCCGCGCGGCGCTGCGGTTCCAGGAGGCGTTCGTGCTGCAGTCGGCGCTGCTCGCCACGCGTGCCGAGCGCCGCGCGCACGAGACGGTGCGCCGCGAGGCGCACGCGGGCGGCCTGCTCGAGCGCTTCGACGCGGCGCTGCCGTTCGCGCTCACGGGCGACCAGCGATCCGTCGGCGCGGAGATCACCGCCGACCTCGACTCGGGCGTCCCGATGAACCGGCTGGTGCAGGGCGAGGTCGGCTCCGGCAAGACCCTCGTCGCACTGCGCGCCATGGTCGCGGTCGCGGAGTCCGGCGGGCAGACCGCGCTGCTGGCCCCGACCGAGGTGCTCGCCGCGCAGCACCTGCGCTCCATCTCGCGCGCGCTCGGCCCCGAGCTCTCGGCCGAGCTCATGCCGACGCTCGTCACGGGCCAGCTCCCGGCCGCCGACCGCAAGCGGGCGCTCCTGCGTGCGGCGTCGGGCCAGGCCCGCATCGTCGTGGGCACCCACGCGCTGCTGGGCGACACCGTCACGTTCGCCGACCTGGGCCTGGTCGTGGTCGACGAGCAGCACCGCTTCGGCGTCGACCAGCGGGAGGCGCTGCGGGTGAAGGGCACCGCGCCGCCGCACGTGCTCGTGCTCACGGCGACGCCGATCCCGCGCACGGTCGCGATGACCGTGTTCGGCGACCTCGACGTGAGCACCATCCGCGAGCTGCCCGCGGGGCGGCCGGGCATCTCCTCGTTCGTGGTCCCGCTCGCCGAGCGGCCGGGCTGGTTCGGACGGGTCTGGGCGCGGGTCGCGGAGGAGGTCGGGAAGGGCCACCGGGCGTTCGTCGTGTGCCCGGCGATCGAGGCGAAGCAGGTCGAGGAGGACGACGGGGTGGATGCCGGGGACGCACCGGTCCCCGAGGGCGCCGCACCGGTGCCGCTGGCCTCGGTGCTCGACGTCGTCCGGCGACTCGGGGAGGCGCCGGAGGTCGCCGGCCTGCGCATCGCGCCCCTGCACGGGCGGCTCTCGGCCGACGAGAAGGAGGCCACCATGCGCGACTTCGCCGAGGGGCGGCTCGACGTCGTCGTCGCGACGACGGTGATCGAGGTGGGCGTCGACGTGCCGGACGCCTCCACGATGGTGGTGCTCGACGCGGAGCGGTTCGGCGTCTCGCAGCTGCACCAGCTGCGCGGGCGCGTGGGCCGCGGCACGGTGCCGGGGCTCTGCCTGCTCGTGACCAACGCACCGGAGGGCACCGTCGCCAGGGAGCGCGTCGACGCGGTCGCCGGCACGACGGACGGCTTCGAGCTGGCCCGCATCGACCTCGAGCTCCGCCAGGAGGGCGACGTGCTCGGCAGCAGCCAGTCCGGCGGGCGGTCGTCGCTGAAGCTGCTGCGCGTGGCCCGCGACGGCGACCTCATCGTCGAGGCGCGCGGCCTCGCGCAGGAGGTGCTCGACGACGACCCGACGCTCGCGGCGCACCCGGAACTCGCGGCGGCCGTGCGCCATCGGCTCGACGCCGCGGAGTCGGAGTTCCTGAACAAGGCCTGA
- the rsmD gene encoding 16S rRNA (guanine(966)-N(2))-methyltransferase RsmD, with protein MTRIVAGFAGSLSLTVPRSGTRPTSDRVREAIFSALEARDALDGAHVLDLYAGSGALGLEAASRGAASVVLVERDRQAAGVCRRNADALLRAARDRRPPRVSVVTRAVRGHLEHDTTGGYDVVFSDPPYDLGERELADDLAALAPLLAPGAIVVVERSARSPEPAWPFGIERDRRRDYGETTVWWADAAGDPPAVDVDAQPAPPSQSS; from the coding sequence ATGACGCGCATCGTCGCCGGGTTCGCCGGCTCCCTCTCACTCACGGTTCCCCGGTCGGGCACCCGGCCGACGAGCGACCGCGTGCGCGAGGCGATCTTCTCCGCCCTCGAGGCCCGCGACGCGCTCGACGGCGCGCACGTGCTCGACCTCTACGCCGGTTCCGGGGCCCTCGGCCTCGAGGCGGCCAGCCGGGGCGCGGCGTCCGTCGTGCTGGTCGAGCGCGACCGGCAGGCCGCCGGCGTCTGCCGTCGCAACGCCGACGCGCTGCTCCGTGCGGCACGCGACCGCCGCCCGCCTCGGGTGTCGGTCGTCACCCGCGCGGTGCGCGGCCACCTGGAGCACGACACGACGGGCGGGTACGACGTTGTCTTCTCCGACCCGCCGTACGACCTCGGCGAACGGGAGCTGGCCGACGACCTCGCGGCGCTCGCCCCGCTGCTCGCGCCGGGCGCGATCGTGGTCGTCGAGCGCAGCGCGCGCAGCCCGGAGCCCGCGTGGCCGTTCGGCATCGAGCGCGACCGGCGCCGCGACTACGGCGAGACGACGGTCTGGTGGGCGGATGCCGCGGGCGATCCTCCCGCGGTCGACGTCGACGCTCAGCCGGCGCCGCCGTCCCAGTCCTCGTAG
- the thiL gene encoding thiamine-phosphate kinase, protein MPQTSQPSSGAGALTVGELAEAAVLARVVARLPAVDAAHVGPGDDAAVVASPDGRFVVTTDLMVHGPDFRLAWSRPADLGWKAAATNLSDVAAMGARPTALVVALAAPADTPVSVLEGIADGLREACAALAPGCGVVGGDLSVSATLTIAVTAFGDLGGRAPVLRSGARPGDLVAHAGRRGEAARGLALLFAEGVDDDGEPEPGRAEAVRAAHPALVAAQLRPEPPVAAGVAAALAGATAMLDVSDGLARDAARIADASGVGIDLDAAALGATGGPVVFGAEDHGLLATFPADADLPDAFDVIGRVTAAAGTVSVDGGPIEPVGWDPYEDWDGGAG, encoded by the coding sequence ATGCCGCAGACCTCCCAGCCCTCGTCCGGCGCGGGCGCCTTGACGGTCGGCGAGCTCGCCGAGGCGGCGGTGCTCGCGCGCGTCGTCGCGCGCCTGCCCGCGGTCGACGCGGCGCACGTGGGTCCGGGCGACGACGCGGCGGTGGTCGCGAGCCCCGACGGCCGCTTCGTCGTGACGACCGACCTCATGGTGCACGGGCCCGACTTCCGGCTCGCGTGGTCGCGCCCGGCCGACCTCGGCTGGAAGGCGGCCGCGACCAACCTCTCGGACGTGGCGGCCATGGGGGCGCGGCCCACGGCCCTGGTCGTGGCGCTCGCCGCTCCCGCCGATACGCCGGTGTCGGTGCTCGAGGGCATCGCCGACGGGCTCCGCGAGGCGTGCGCGGCGCTCGCGCCCGGGTGCGGGGTGGTCGGCGGCGACCTGTCGGTGTCGGCGACGCTCACGATCGCGGTGACCGCGTTCGGCGACCTGGGCGGCCGCGCACCGGTGCTGCGCTCGGGAGCGCGCCCCGGCGACCTGGTCGCGCACGCGGGCCGTCGCGGCGAGGCGGCGCGGGGCCTCGCCCTGCTGTTCGCCGAGGGGGTCGACGACGACGGCGAGCCGGAGCCCGGGCGCGCCGAGGCCGTGCGGGCCGCGCACCCGGCGCTCGTGGCCGCGCAGCTGCGCCCCGAGCCGCCGGTCGCCGCGGGCGTCGCGGCCGCGCTGGCCGGGGCGACGGCCATGCTCGACGTCTCCGACGGGCTGGCGCGCGACGCCGCGCGCATCGCGGACGCGAGCGGCGTGGGCATCGACCTCGACGCCGCCGCGCTCGGGGCCACCGGCGGCCCGGTCGTCTTCGGCGCCGAGGACCACGGCCTGCTCGCGACGTTCCCGGCCGATGCCGACCTGCCCGACGCGTTCGACGTGATCGGGCGGGTGACGGCTGCCGCGGGCACGGTGTCCGTCGACGGCGGGCCCATCGAGCCGGTGGGCTGGGACCCCTACGAGGACTGGGACGGCGGCGCCGGCTGA
- a CDS encoding DUF3515 family protein: MPSSPSRPAAALVAALLGLPLALALAGCTRTVALEPADDAIDTGCADIVVRLPDEVAGQPQRPTDAQGTGAWGDPAAVLLRCGVEPPAPTTLECVDVNGVDWIIDDADAPRYVFTTYGRVPATEVIVDSDLASGTSALTDLALAVSSVPAERACVGADELLDE; this comes from the coding sequence ATGCCTTCCTCCCCCTCGAGGCCCGCCGCGGCCCTCGTCGCCGCGCTGCTCGGGCTCCCCCTCGCCCTCGCCCTCGCGGGGTGCACCCGCACCGTCGCGCTGGAGCCCGCGGACGACGCGATCGACACCGGATGCGCCGACATCGTCGTGCGCCTGCCCGACGAGGTGGCGGGCCAGCCGCAGCGCCCGACCGACGCGCAGGGAACCGGCGCCTGGGGCGACCCCGCCGCGGTGCTGCTGCGCTGCGGGGTGGAGCCGCCCGCTCCGACGACGCTCGAGTGCGTCGACGTCAACGGCGTCGACTGGATCATCGACGACGCCGACGCGCCGCGCTACGTGTTCACCACCTACGGGCGGGTCCCGGCGACCGAGGTGATCGTCGACTCCGACCTCGCGTCGGGCACGTCGGCGCTGACCGACCTGGCGCTGGCGGTCTCGTCCGTGCCGGCCGAGCGCGCATGCGTCGGGGCGGACGAACTGCTCGACGAGTGA
- a CDS encoding pyridoxamine 5'-phosphate oxidase family protein, with amino-acid sequence MADNGGPIVELSAEECWALLVENELGRLAVSIADQPEIFPVNYAAADGGILIRTAEGTKLFGVTVNHRVAFEIDDRSEHEGWSVVAKGNARTLEHEDEIAAAEQEPLTPWIATVKRNFVRIEIDELTGRRVRFGAEPEPDYTI; translated from the coding sequence ATGGCCGACAACGGAGGACCGATCGTCGAACTGAGCGCCGAGGAGTGCTGGGCGCTCCTGGTCGAGAACGAACTCGGGCGATTGGCGGTGTCGATCGCCGACCAGCCCGAGATCTTCCCGGTGAACTACGCCGCCGCCGACGGCGGCATCCTGATCCGCACCGCCGAGGGCACGAAGCTGTTCGGGGTGACGGTCAACCACCGGGTCGCCTTCGAGATCGACGATCGCAGCGAGCACGAGGGGTGGAGCGTGGTCGCGAAGGGCAACGCCCGCACGCTCGAGCACGAGGACGAGATCGCCGCGGCGGAGCAGGAACCGCTCACGCCGTGGATCGCGACCGTCAAGCGCAACTTCGTGCGCATCGAGATCGACGAGCTCACGGGGCGCCGGGTGCGCTTCGGCGCCGAGCCGGAGCCCGACTACACGATCTGA
- a CDS encoding D-alanine--D-alanine ligase family protein, with the protein MDRRRVAVLFGGRSSEHSISCATAGGVLRAIDRDRYDVIPVGITRDGAFVLEADDPDRFALDPAHLPEVVDNGTRVRWPESTSSRELRVTDASGERSLGEVDVVFPILHGRFGEDGTVQGLLELCGVPYVGNGVLASAIAMDKHVAKTVLEGAGIPVAPWVTVTRAALAADRGLWERRIRALGLPAFVKPARAGSSVGVTKVSDWSALDAALDVAFAEDRTVLVEEAMTGREIECGVLEGRDGQPARVSVAGEIVVTGREFYDFEAKYLDAPGIDLVCPADLGEGESDELQRVAQRAFAAIGGEGLARVDVFLTGEGYVVNEVNTMPGFTPISMFPTCWQHTGMTYPELITELIETGAERGPR; encoded by the coding sequence ATGGACAGGCGCAGGGTGGCGGTGCTCTTCGGAGGACGTTCCAGCGAGCACTCGATCAGCTGCGCGACGGCGGGAGGCGTGCTCCGGGCGATCGATCGTGACCGCTACGACGTGATCCCGGTGGGGATCACGCGGGACGGCGCGTTCGTGCTGGAGGCCGACGATCCCGACCGGTTCGCCCTCGACCCCGCCCACCTGCCCGAGGTGGTCGACAACGGCACCCGGGTGCGTTGGCCCGAGAGCACGTCGTCGCGCGAACTGCGGGTGACGGATGCCTCCGGCGAGCGTTCGCTCGGCGAGGTCGACGTCGTATTCCCGATCCTGCATGGGCGGTTCGGCGAGGACGGCACCGTGCAGGGCCTGCTCGAGCTGTGCGGTGTGCCGTACGTGGGCAACGGCGTGCTCGCGTCGGCCATCGCCATGGACAAGCACGTCGCGAAGACCGTGCTCGAGGGCGCCGGCATCCCGGTGGCGCCGTGGGTGACCGTGACCCGCGCCGCTCTCGCGGCCGATCGCGGACTGTGGGAGCGGCGCATCCGCGCGCTCGGGCTCCCGGCCTTCGTCAAGCCCGCGCGTGCCGGCTCGTCGGTGGGCGTGACGAAGGTCTCCGACTGGTCCGCGCTCGACGCGGCGCTCGACGTGGCGTTCGCGGAAGACCGCACCGTGCTGGTCGAGGAGGCGATGACCGGCCGCGAGATCGAGTGCGGCGTGCTCGAGGGCCGCGACGGGCAGCCGGCGCGCGTGAGCGTCGCGGGCGAGATCGTCGTCACCGGCCGCGAGTTCTACGACTTCGAGGCGAAGTACCTGGACGCGCCGGGCATCGACCTGGTCTGTCCCGCCGATCTCGGCGAGGGGGAGTCCGACGAGCTGCAGCGCGTGGCGCAGCGCGCGTTCGCGGCGATCGGCGGCGAGGGGCTCGCGCGCGTCGACGTGTTCCTGACCGGCGAGGGGTACGTCGTCAACGAGGTGAACACGATGCCCGGCTTCACGCCGATCTCGATGTTCCCGACCTGCTGGCAGCACACCGGCATGACCTACCCCGAGCTGATCACGGAGCTCATCGAGACCGGTGCGGAGCGCGGTCCGCGCTAG
- a CDS encoding NAD(P)H-dependent glycerol-3-phosphate dehydrogenase, with protein sequence MARDRRAFRHRTRVAVLGAGNWGTTFAKILADGGADVMLWARRPELAKEIQDEHRNSAYLPGVELPNSLRATSRLDLALAGAEHVFVSVPSQALRENLVAAQPHLGSRATVVSLMKGVEKTTGLRMSEVVADVLRLPPEQIAVISGPNLALEIAKEQPTAAVVSSASLETAQAVARIASNRYFRSFVNTDVIGTEFGGVLKNLIAVAIGIVDGVGYGENTKASIITRGLVEMTDFAVASGAQAETLSGLAGLGDLIATCQSPLSRNNTAGRLLGQGYRLADVVKQMQQTTEGLASVGPVLELAAARGVEMPIVEQVRQVLAGELEPKDIAPHLTTDPDDDPKGERNTHGQAQGGGALRRTFQRALDQLRDGGRRAPGDRS encoded by the coding sequence ATGGCTAGGGACCGACGCGCCTTCCGCCACCGCACCCGCGTCGCCGTGCTCGGCGCGGGGAACTGGGGCACGACCTTCGCCAAGATCCTCGCCGACGGCGGGGCCGACGTGATGCTCTGGGCCCGTCGCCCCGAGCTCGCGAAGGAGATCCAGGACGAGCACCGCAACTCCGCCTACCTGCCCGGCGTCGAGCTGCCGAACTCGCTGCGCGCGACGTCGCGCCTCGACCTCGCGCTCGCGGGCGCCGAGCACGTGTTCGTGTCGGTGCCAAGCCAGGCGCTGCGCGAGAACCTCGTCGCCGCCCAGCCCCACCTCGGCTCGCGCGCCACCGTGGTGTCGCTCATGAAGGGCGTCGAGAAGACCACCGGCCTGCGCATGAGCGAGGTCGTCGCCGACGTGCTGCGACTGCCCCCGGAGCAGATCGCCGTCATCTCCGGGCCGAACCTCGCGCTCGAGATCGCGAAGGAGCAGCCGACCGCCGCCGTCGTCTCCTCGGCGAGCCTGGAGACCGCGCAGGCGGTCGCCCGCATCGCGAGCAACCGCTACTTCCGCTCGTTCGTGAACACCGACGTGATCGGCACCGAGTTCGGCGGCGTGCTGAAGAACCTCATCGCCGTGGCGATCGGCATCGTCGACGGCGTCGGCTACGGCGAGAACACGAAGGCCTCGATCATCACGCGCGGGCTGGTCGAGATGACCGACTTCGCCGTGGCATCCGGTGCCCAGGCGGAGACGCTGTCGGGCCTCGCGGGACTGGGCGACCTCATCGCGACCTGTCAGTCGCCACTTTCCCGTAACAATACGGCCGGTAGGCTCCTCGGTCAGGGGTATCGGCTCGCCGACGTGGTCAAGCAGATGCAGCAGACCACGGAGGGTCTCGCCTCGGTCGGGCCGGTGCTCGAACTGGCGGCGGCGCGCGGCGTGGAGATGCCCATCGTCGAGCAGGTGCGCCAGGTGCTCGCGGGCGAACTCGAGCCCAAGGACATCGCGCCGCACCTGACGACCGACCCCGACGACGACCCGAAGGGCGAAAGGAACACGCATGGACAGGCGCAGGGTGGCGGTGCTCTTCGGAGGACGTTCCAGCGAGCACTCGATCAGCTGCGCGACGGCGGGAGGCGTGCTCCGGGCGATCGATCGTGA
- a CDS encoding lysophospholipid acyltransferase family protein, which translates to MSAMMRLRFHGEKLPAQGAFVLAPNHYSEIDPVVMGVATWHLGRLPRFLAKASLFTVPVVGWFLRTSGQIPVERAGSRSHAALRAAQDLVDKGRMVIVYPEGSLTRDPDLWPMRGKTGAVRLALERGIPLIPVAHWGTQELMPRYGKRLHPFPRKTIHVAVGKPLDLSAYAEGPLDQATLTAATAVVMDEIAELLAGLRGEPAPVARWDPAAHRQNETGRFDG; encoded by the coding sequence ATGTCGGCGATGATGCGGCTCCGCTTCCACGGCGAGAAGCTGCCGGCCCAGGGCGCGTTCGTGCTCGCGCCGAACCACTACAGCGAGATCGACCCGGTCGTCATGGGCGTCGCCACCTGGCACCTCGGGCGGCTGCCGCGCTTCCTCGCGAAGGCGTCGCTGTTCACGGTGCCCGTGGTCGGCTGGTTCCTCCGCACCAGCGGCCAGATCCCCGTCGAGCGCGCGGGCTCCCGCAGCCATGCCGCGCTGCGCGCCGCCCAGGACCTGGTCGACAAGGGCCGCATGGTCATCGTCTACCCCGAGGGCTCCCTCACGCGCGATCCCGACCTCTGGCCGATGCGCGGCAAGACCGGCGCGGTGCGCCTCGCGCTCGAGCGCGGCATCCCGCTGATCCCCGTCGCCCACTGGGGCACGCAGGAGCTCATGCCGCGATACGGCAAGCGGCTGCACCCGTTCCCGCGCAAGACGATCCACGTCGCCGTCGGGAAGCCGCTCGACCTGTCCGCCTACGCCGAGGGCCCGCTCGACCAGGCGACGCTCACCGCGGCGACCGCCGTCGTGATGGACGAGATCGCCGAACTGCTCGCCGGCCTGCGCGGCGAGCCCGCGCCGGTCGCGCGCTGGGACCCGGCCGCGCACCGCCAGAACGAGACGGGGCGCTTCGATGGCTAG